The Pseudomonas sp. B21-023 genomic interval GATCAGGAAGCCGATCTCGAAGGCCCGGGTCAATTCGCTGATGGTGAACGCGGGCAGCAGGACCAGCAGGCTGTTGCCATCGACCTGTTCGGCGTAGCGGCTGGGCCACAACTGGCGGGTGCTGTCGAGAAAGAAGGCGCGTTCGCGTTCATTGACATGCTTGTCGAGAAACGCGCGAAACGGTGCCAGGCCCTCGTCGAGAAAACGTTCGATCGAGGGTGCGTCACCGAGGGTCGTCTCATGGGCATTCAGGTAGTCGTAGGTGGCCATGCCTACCGGCGCCATGACGTAGATACTGAGGATGATCGCCAGGCCATACAAGGCCATGTTGGGTGGGATCTGCTGCACACCCAGGGCGTTGCGCAGTAGCGAGAAGACCACGGTCATCTTCAGGAACGAGGTAGCCATGACTGCGATGAAAGGGGCCAGCGACAGCAGCGCCAGGCCAAGGATCAGGCTCAGTTCGTCGGGCAGCTGGATCATGTCGGGTCGTTTTCCAGCAGCCGGGTCACACGCACCCCGAGACGACCGTCGATGCGCACCAGCAGGCCGCTGCCGATACAGCGCTGATTGGCAAGAATGCGCACCTCGGCCGCCAGCGGGCTGTGCAGCTCGATCAGGGCGCCTGGCCCCAGGGTCGACAGTGTGTGCAGGTCCAGGGTCTGGCGACCGACTTCGAAACTGACCGCAATGGGCAATTGCTCCAGTTCCCCCAGTGCGGTATCGGGCAGCGGTAACGAATCGTGCATGCGGACTAGCTCCAGATGTGTGTCGTCGAGCAGCAGTTCTGCCCAGGGGTGGCCGTCGAGCACGCCGAGCAACCGGGGTGATACTGGCGCGGCGGCGGGTAGCAGCAGGATGTCGCCGGTGCCGAGGCCA includes:
- the sctR gene encoding type III secretion system export apparatus subunit SctR gives rise to the protein MIQLPDELSLILGLALLSLAPFIAVMATSFLKMTVVFSLLRNALGVQQIPPNMALYGLAIILSIYVMAPVGMATYDYLNAHETTLGDAPSIERFLDEGLAPFRAFLDKHVNERERAFFLDSTRQLWPSRYAEQVDGNSLLVLLPAFTISELTRAFEIGFLIYLPFIAIDLIISNILLAMGMMMVSPVTISLPFKLLLFVLLDGWGRLSHSLVLSYGG